The following DNA comes from Deinococcus ruber.
TCCAGGCCATACTGGCGGGCTGTGGTCTGCAGGGCGGCCGGATCCGGGGTGCCTCCCCGGTTCACCACGGCCGCGAACGCCCGGTAGAAGTCCTCAAATCCCGCGGGCGTGGTCAGTACCCAGTGGCGGGCCACCACGGTGCCAGCGTTTCGAAAGGCGTGCGATTCCTCAGCGGGCAGAAACACAGCGTCTCCAGCCTGAGCTGTGATCCACTGTCCGCCAGCGAAGCACTCCAGTTCACCTTCGACCACCAGAAACAATTCGTCTTCGCGGTGGTGTACATGGTGCGGCGTGCCGTGTCCCGGTTGAGTGGTGGCAAGCCCGAGGACGAAGCCGTCGGCGGTGTCGTGACGCCCCAATTTGAACAGCAATTCCTGGCCAGGCAGGGTGACGGGATTTCCCTCATAGTGACGAATGAGTCGAGTACGAAGGGTGGTGGCTGTCATGAGTGACCTCCGGAACGTGGGTGTGGCGGATGCCGAACGCGGGATTCACGGACCGCGTTGTGTAGGCACGACGCTTGAATGACGGACATGGGCACTGAGCTTCAGTGCGGGCGCGGTGGACGTTGCGTGGAAGCGTCCAGGCCTGTGTCCAGGGTACGCAGTGGTGGCTGCTGCCCGCATCCCGACAATGCATACGCTCAGCGTTGTGACGTGGCGTGCCCTTCCAAAGGGGATCCCTCATTTGAGGGGGTCGTCGGTTTTAGCTGGACGCCCCTGAGCCTGCGGCCTACACTGGGGTGCGAAGATGCCATCTGGATCGCTGTCGTTTCCTCTTCAGTCCACCCCACTGGTGGGGCGTGAACGCGAGCTGGACCAAGCCTGGGAGCTCCTGAACCAGCCGGAGCTGTCGCTGCTCACCTTGACTGGTCCTGGGGGGGTTGGCAAGACGCGCCTGGCGCTGGAACTGGCCCGGCGAATGGAGCGTGAATTTCGGGATGGGGTGGTGCTGGTGCCGCTGGCGGAGGTCGAGGATGAAGCGCTGGTGGTGCCGGTTCTCGCGAAGGCCCTGGGCGTGCAGGCGTCCGTGCGGTCTCTGCTGGATGATCTCAAGACGCACCTCCAGTCTCGTCAGCTGCTGCTGGTGCTCGACAATTTCGAGCATCTGCCAGGGGCAGCGGCGATCGTCGGCCAGCTGCTGCGGACCGCGGAGGATCTGACGGTCCTGGTGACCAGCCGTGCGCCGCTGCACGTGTCTGGAGAGCACGAACTGCCGGTCTTGCCACTCGCGCTGTCCGGCGCTGCGGAGACGCTCTTCGTGCAGCGGGTCAGCGCCATTCTGCCGGCCTTCCAGGTCACGTCGGACAACGTGCGCGACATCGCTGAGATCTGCCGGCGTCTCGACGGGCTGCCGCTCGCCATCGAGCTCGCGGCAGCCCGGTCGAGGCTGCTGTCACCGGGGATGCTGCTGGCCCGGCTCAACAACCGGCTCAAATTTCTGGCCGGCGGTGCCAGAGACGTGCCCATGCGCCAGCAGACGCTGCGCGCCACCCTGGAGTGGAGTCACAGCCTGCTGAGCACCGAGGAGCAGGCGCTGTTCGCCCGATTGGGCGTGTTCGTCGGCGGCTGGACCCTTGAAGCGGTCGAGGCGATCTGCCCGGACGTCGATCCGGAGGCGGTCCTGGAGTTGCTCAGTTCGTTGGCCGGACAGAGCATGGTGCAGCGCACCCAGGACACTGAGCCGCGCTACACCCTGCTGGAGACGTTGCGCGAGTATGCCTTGGAGCGGCTGGAGGCGCGTTTGGAACTGACCATCCTCAGAGATCGGCACGCAGCGTACTTTCAAATGTTTGCTCAGCGGGCCAGTCCGGAGTCCGAGGCGCAAGACCAAGCGGTGTGGTTTGCCCGTCTTACGCGGGAACAACCCAACCTGCTGGCCGCCCTGCGACACCTGCTGGCTCAGCGACACTTCGAGGAAGTGGGGGAGATCGTCTGGTGGCTTTCGTGGTTCTGGAGCGTCCAGGTGGATCACAGCGTCACGTCGCTTCTGCAAGACGCCCTGCTGGCAATGGACGCGCCGTGGCCGCTGGCCCGGGCCCGCCTGCACCGTGGGCTGGCCTGGCTGGCCTTCCGCCGCGGCGACTTTCTACGGGCTGAGGAGCACGCAGCCCGGAGCCTGCAGCTGTTTCAACACCACCAGGATCAGCCGGGCGAGGCGGTCTGCGAGGCGCTGCTCGGGATGGCCCAGATGCCGTCCCGCCGAGACGAGGCGGCGCAGCATCTCCAGCGGAGCGTGGATCTAGGACGCCAGGTTCCGCTGACCTGGGTGGTCGTCAGTGGAATGCAGATCCTCGGCTGGCTGGCGGTGCTGGATGGACGGCTCGATGAAGCGGATGTCCGCTTCACCGAAGCGGTCGCTCTGGGAGCCACCGCTGGAAAGTGGAACGTGTCCGCCTGGGCCCACCTGGGTGCGGCCGGCCTGCACCTGATCCGCAACCAGCCGGACCGGGCTGAGACCGATCTGAGGCAGGCGTTGGAAGCGGCGCAGCGCATTGATGACGCCTCGCAGTTGGCCGGTACGCTCGAAGGCTTCGCCGCGCTCGCCGCCCACCGCGGTCAATTCAGGCGCGCCGCACAGCTGTGGGGCGCCGCGGAAACCCTCAGACGTGAGCGGAACACAGTTCCGAGCATCGAACGGCTGCTGTACGAGCCGCACTTTGCCCCCACCCGGCGCCGGCTGGATCATGCGAGCTGCGAACTGGCCCTCGCGGAGGGTGGAACGATAGGTCTCACCGCTGCGCTCCAGCTGGCACGTTCGCTCCATGCCTCTGAGGGCCCGGTGACACCTTCGGTCCCGCTGGCGGTGCCGCTTTCTCCCCGCGAGACGCAGGTCCTGAGGCTCATGTCCAGCGGGCTGAGCAACAAGCAGATCGCCTCGCAACTTGGCACAGGCGTGTACACCGTCAACGATCAGGTGCGCTCGGTCCTCCTGAAGCTGGACGTGCCAAACCGGGCTGCCGCCACTCGGAAAGCGGTGGAACAGGCCCTCATTTGAACGGTCCCCGCGCCTCAACGCTGGTGACGCGTCGGTCGCTGAAGGCAGGCATCAACGCCGCGTCGTCCTCGTTTCAAGGCTGGCCTCGTCGATACAGGGCACGTCGTCGGAGACCAGGATCATCGGGCCGAGAAGCGTCACCTGACGGATCACCTCCACGGAGCCTCGTCAACGCCCCCGCTTGTCGGCTTCGGCGGTCATGGGCGGCAGGGCCTCCTCTCGTGCAGGGATGAGGCGTGAACGTTCGTGTCGCCTTCAGTCGGGCAATTCCAGCTTTAGAGAGGCGTCAAGGATTCAACCCTGGATGTGCCCCCAAGCCACCCGGTCGTCTCGCAGCTCTCTCATCATA
Coding sequences within:
- a CDS encoding cupin domain-containing protein codes for the protein MTATTLRTRLIRHYEGNPVTLPGQELLFKLGRHDTADGFVLGLATTQPGHGTPHHVHHREDELFLVVEGELECFAGGQWITAQAGDAVFLPAEESHAFRNAGTVVARHWVLTTPAGFEDFYRAFAAVVNRGGTPDPAALQTTARQYGLDLLPPPVPSPHSENQP
- a CDS encoding LuxR C-terminal-related transcriptional regulator, yielding MGRERELDQAWELLNQPELSLLTLTGPGGVGKTRLALELARRMEREFRDGVVLVPLAEVEDEALVVPVLAKALGVQASVRSLLDDLKTHLQSRQLLLVLDNFEHLPGAAAIVGQLLRTAEDLTVLVTSRAPLHVSGEHELPVLPLALSGAAETLFVQRVSAILPAFQVTSDNVRDIAEICRRLDGLPLAIELAAARSRLLSPGMLLARLNNRLKFLAGGARDVPMRQQTLRATLEWSHSLLSTEEQALFARLGVFVGGWTLEAVEAICPDVDPEAVLELLSSLAGQSMVQRTQDTEPRYTLLETLREYALERLEARLELTILRDRHAAYFQMFAQRASPESEAQDQAVWFARLTREQPNLLAALRHLLAQRHFEEVGEIVWWLSWFWSVQVDHSVTSLLQDALLAMDAPWPLARARLHRGLAWLAFRRGDFLRAEEHAARSLQLFQHHQDQPGEAVCEALLGMAQMPSRRDEAAQHLQRSVDLGRQVPLTWVVVSGMQILGWLAVLDGRLDEADVRFTEAVALGATAGKWNVSAWAHLGAAGLHLIRNQPDRAETDLRQALEAAQRIDDASQLAGTLEGFAALAAHRGQFRRAAQLWGAAETLRRERNTVPSIERLLYEPHFAPTRRRLDHASCELALAEGGTIGLTAALQLARSLHASEGPVTPSVPLAVPLSPRETQVLRLMSSGLSNKQIASQLGTGVYTVNDQVRSVLLKLDVPNRAAATRKAVEQALI